The Osmerus eperlanus chromosome 7, fOsmEpe2.1, whole genome shotgun sequence genome includes a region encoding these proteins:
- the LOC134023469 gene encoding gastrula zinc finger protein XlCGF57.1, producing the protein MKNKSVKKKSLPNPTKWTSKDGGMVKTESEQQQCAGEYVTVNTNGICVNIHIKEEQTELELCDKSAEECESGSNLTKELLSDSAANLFKSETDQVNTSHFNLQLKDERNSNSEFDMVEVKRETELCLKEDSGDKEKQVNAAEDVDVGICGVDTGVSSAQFFTCPECGVSFTKHCFLEKHLKWIHQRKYHAMLKKRHSDHQTCLTPTVSCPHCNLSFHTTQQLTVHAHKAHPSVPTRRRHPCPTCARSFQYLGNLERHCKRWHKMSVTCRKGHLSCADCGKGFETTWGQGPHRCDEPEDGKSEDRPLRLDTGVQCPDCGKCVRTSQGLAVHMRTHTGEKPYICKECGRRFSDRSGLCKHMLIHTGAKPHECQVCGKTFARKGHLRSHMTTHSGEKAHSCPECGKKFGLKSGLTNHLRTHTDEKPFHCTVCGKDFSLNSNLKLHLKVHRNEKNHQCVECGLKAVNFATLKTHMRSHTGERPYHCTVCGKQFIRREHLKNHQRTHTGEKPHKCTQCDKSFIQSGDLIRHKRIHAGVKPFECPDCHRRYTASGDLVKHRRIHSDSRPYTCQECGKAFRLSGHLKGHMSTHTGEKPYACPRCQRCFARSHHLTGHLTKCT; encoded by the exons ATGAAGAATAAATCTGTCAAAAAGAAATCTCTGCCCAACCCGACCAAGTGGACTAGCAAGGATGGAGGAATGGTGAAAACTGAGTCAGAGCAACAACAATGTGCAGGAGAATATGTAACAGTAAACACAAATGGAATTTGCGTCAACATCCATATCAAAGAGGAACAAACAGAGTTGGAACTATGCGACAAAAGTGCGGAGGAGTGCGAGagtgggtcaaatctgacaaaagAACTATTGAGTGATTCAGCTGCCAATTTATTCAAATCAGAAACGGACCAAGTTAACACTAGCCACTTTAATCTACAGCTAAAAGATGAACGCAATTCTAATTCTGAGTTTGATATggtggaggtaaagagagaaacGGAATTGTGCCTGAAGGAAGATAGTGGTGATAAGGAGAAGCAGGTGAATGCTGCGGAAGACGTTGATGTCGGGATATGTGGAGTGGACACTGGAG TCTCCTCTGCTCAGTTCTTTACTTGTCCAGAATGTGGTGTGTCATTTACCAAACATTGCTTCTTGGAGAAACATCTGAAGTGGATCCACCAGAGGAAATACCACGCTATGCTGAAGAAACGTCACTCAGACCACCAAACCTGCCTCACCCCCACAGTTAGCTGCCCCCACTGCAACCTATCCTTCCATACCACCCAACAACTCACTGTCCACGCCCACAAGGCCCACCCTTCCGTCCCAACCCGGAGACGGCACCCCTGCCCAACCTGCGCCCGCAGCTTCCAGTATCTCGGCAACCTGGAGAGGCACTGCAAGCGCTGGCACAAAATGTCCGTCACTTGCCGCAAAGGACACCTCAGCTGTGCGGACTGTGGGAAGGGCTTTGAGACTACCTGGGGACAAGGGCCTCACAGGTGTGACGAACCCGAAGACGGGAAATCTGAAGACAGGCCTCTCCGCCTGgacactggagtgcagtgcccaGATTGTGGGAAATGCGTCCGCACCTCTCAGGGTTTGGCTGTgcacatgcgcacgcacactgGTGAGAAACCCTACATCTGTAAAGAATGTGGCAGACGTTTTTCAGACCGCAGTGGTTTATGCAAACACATGCTAATACACACAGGGGCCAAACCCCACGAATGCCAAGTGTGTGGGAAGACCTTCGCTCGGAAAGGACACCTTAGATCCCACATGACGACCCACTCGGGTGAGAAAGCTCACTCGTGTCCTGAATGTGGGAAAAAGTTTGGCCTGAAGTCTGGTCTAACCAACCACCTTCGGACCCACACGGATGAGAAACCGTTTCATTGTACGGTGTGCGGGAAAGACTTCTCTCTCAACTCCAACCTGAAACTTCACCTGAAAGTCCACAGAAATGAAAAGAACCACCAATGTGTGGAGTGCGGACTAAAAGCTGTCAACTTTGCAACGCTGAAAACACACATGCGCAGTCACACGGGGGAGAGGCCTTATCACTGCACCGTGTGCGGCAAACAGTTTATCCGGCGCGAGCATCTGAAGAACCACCAGCGCACTCACACGGGTGAGAAGCCCCACAAATGCACTCAGTGTGACAAAAGCTTCATTCAATCTGGGGACCTTATCAGGCATAAGAGGATTCATGCCGGTGTCAAGCCCTTTGAATGTCCTGACTGTCACCGTCGCTACACAGCCTCTGGAGATCTGGTCAAGCACAGGAGGATCCACTCAGATTCACGCCCCTACACCTGTCAGGAGTGTGGGAAGGCTTTCCGTCTGTCGGGCCATCTGAAAGGCCACATGTCCACTCACACGGGGGAGAAGCCGTACGCCTGCCCCCGCTGCCAGCGCTGCTTCGCCCGCTCTCACCACCTGACCGGTCACCTGACCAAATGTACCTGA